CTATTGCactgtttgagttgaaagaatcgaggagggtatacttttattttgcagacaattcacccccctcttgtcggccccgctacACCAATAGTATTATCCTTAATTATGTTGAGTCAATTTTACGAGAGAAAGCTGAAAGACAATACTTTTTATACGTTGTCTATGCGGCTAATAAGTACTATTAAAaatactgttgttaaaagtccactcaaagacaacgcttaaaaatcattgtcattttttacaaagaaaaattagtgtcattttttacaaagacaacgtttttataACGCTTAAAaagtattttcattttttttacaaaaacaaCGCTTTTGCAATACTTAAAAAgcattataatttttatttttatttttgcaagGACAACACTTTTGCAATgcttaaaaagtgttgtctttttttTTGTAAAGACAACACTTTTATAATGCATAAAAAGCATTATTTATTTTACAAAGACACCACTTTTATAACAAATTAAACCTTCATAAATAACACTAACTAAAATACCGTGAAAGGTCAATTGAACAATCTTTTTACTATTAAACTAGAAATGTATCATACAATTCAAATAGAAAATATCTAGACATAATATATAAACTTTGGATCTATGTTAAGCCTATATAAACGGAAAAACCCTACATACTAGACATGTGTATTAGTTCCAATAAATCTTGCTTCTTGGATTGAATCTTTCTAGTAATATTACTTCTTCTAGAAAATATATGAGTACCTTTCTTGGCAAAACAAAAACTCCATTTTCAATTTCTTTCCACATTCATCTACtaggaaaaaaattattatattataattaagaTGAAGAAACTCACATAATCAATACATTAATTCGTGAAATTAGGTATTACTAATCTCAAATCTTCAAATCCTTCGTACAATTCTAATTGCATATATCCCGAAACTGCCAAACAATTTATAGAAAAAGGGGGAAAAAACATACTAAACATGCTTCAAGATCTTCAAAGTGAGATTCCTCAAATCTACATGCCAGCGCATTATTGTTTTCTTGTGTTGAAGCTGAATGAAAAGAAATAATGATTAGAAGAAGAGAATATTATATTCATAAttgaaatataataacaacaattataatatattaaataataaaGCATCATGGGTAGATAAAGAGACAACTAGAGTCGGCCTACATGGATCACATATCTTCTTATTATACATGTTTTATAACAAAATAGTTTCTCCTAAAGTTTTTATTTATTCATCTTTTCTCAAGCTAACAATATATACCTGTGTGCCAATTATAACTCAACTCCTCTGTGTATACCTGAAATATCAAATATAGTTAGGTGAAGCCACATGGGCTCATGCATTAGTAGCTTATTTGAATTGAGTTTACAAAATCATTACCAGTTTGTAGGCGTGAGAATCTGAATGATAGCTAACATCAACTCTTGACAAGAGTGAAATGGAAATAGCAAAGTATGTGATATAGTAATTAAGTCCAATGAAATCAAATGACGACTTAACCAGTTGAGATTGTTCCGTGCTAAACTTTGAAAGACGGTCCTCAACAAGTGCTCTCATTGTGAAAGGATAGtcaccttgagttaaggggtcgATGAACCTGTAATAAAATTATTTCACGCATGAATAATTATCATTAGAAAAGAGATGAATGACAGAGCTCACCATCCAAACATGAAATCTAGAGAATGAGAGACTGCATCCTCATCCTCTTTGGTGTTGGAGCAAGGCACAAACCAATGGCTTACTAGTGTTATGCCTATCAGTCCCTTTTGAAATACCTAAGAATGGATTAAAAAATGTCTTAATCCAGATGCTAATCTGAAAGAATTTTGATTAGGAGCTTGAACCATTGAGTACAAACCATTGACCATCAAGTATTAGAAACACATAAGAGGATGTAGACTCTTTTATATCAGATACTGAACAAAGACAGTCACTATATCAAGGTTATTCTTTCATATTCCTTTTTTTTCTGTTGAACTTTCTTGGCAAGGCATTAGCAATCCTCAAAGTTTTAGTTCAGCTGTCATTGTCTAAACGAAGATGTACAAAAACATATACTTTGGAGGAAAAAGAATACCTGATATTTGTCTCTGTAAAGCTTGGCAGCAGTTGCATGAACCAGCAATTGATGATGAACACAGAGGTAGGGCTCTGTGGATGAGTTATCTCTTCCACACTCAACAAATTCAAAAAGGACAGCATCTGCTAGGACAGAACACACCACTTGAGTACCCTGCACTACAATATGAGAATGGCTCATTGAATGTAATCCAGTGTTTCACTCGGTCTCCAAATTCCTTGAAGCACAGTTTGCCGTAATCTCTGAAGTCATCTCTGTCATCAAACAAAGTAGTGattgtctcttctttcttttcaatttttttcttaataAAGGTGAAAATTGAATTAATGAATTATCATCTGAAGTCACACGACAAGAGGACTAAGGAAGCCCAAATACTGCACAAACACAGTTcttgtttcagtttcagtttcttgATTGTAAATTGTAATAGCTAGTGATTACCATTGGTTAGAAGATCATCGATGACGTTGTTGTAGAAATTTATGCCCTCCCTGTTGATTCCACCACTTAAGCTTCCATCTGAAAGTTTTGAATTCTTAATTCTATCTCAAGGTTCTATTAGCAATAGCTTATTTCAAAGTGATCATAATTCAAGTAGGTCTTGTACTTGATAGAGAACCTGGAAGCATCCATCCCCATATATTTTAAGAACTTTATGTCTTCCTACAACAATCCATGCACAGATAGAGTTAATTAATTAGTAATATAAATATATAGATTATAGATAGATAGATTATCTTTAATATGATTACGTACCTTATGACGATGATAAAAATCAATAGCCACATCACCATTGCTGTTATCCATTATTGCTTCTGGCAAAACATTAATATGAAAATTATACATATAAATGATGCCACttattcaaactaaattaaaatgaTTAGTCGAACTAGACAAAAACATCGGAATCACATACAATTTTAACTATATATTATACACGTTGATGGGTATTTTCTTCTTAATCAACTATGAATTGACTTGTAAACAGTGATTTTTAATAAGATTAAGCTATATTCAATCACATTCTGAGAGTAAAAATTGAGAGAAAGGAAAGAGACCGGGTAAGTGTGGATTTCAAATCACTGGGTTGATATTCGAAAACACGGTACATTCCTAATTTATCTTCAAACATAACAAAGGAACTTCCACAAGATGTAATTCTTTTTAGCACAAATCTTCCTAAATACAAGGACTCAAGAAAGTAACTTATCTAAATAGTACTGATTTGGATAATTCAATAAGATCCTAAAAActaaatgatcctgtccgaaaacgtTAAGCTAGAAAGTCGGGGATGTGACAGATTTGCTGACTGGATAAAGACCTCGCTCCTCTCTGCAAAACAAACCAAACCAAGGAAGGAGTCCTgacgttggtcctccgacgctcaagttagaaataGAAGTGAGAAGAGAAACCGAAAATAATAGGGACAGAGATGAAtcttgtctttcttcatacctagcatactcttttatacctGTCTTAGcagaagatatttttattttggaTTCTGCCTATTCAATGATCGATGGAgtgtctcttttattttctcttccccttattaAATATCTAGtctttttctcttttattattttattggtTCATTACTAATATGTACAATGTCGATGTCATACTCCGAGCCAGATGGGTGGTCCGCTCGACCCGCTCACCTGCCAACCGGGCGGATCAGACACTGGTTCATCCAGACGGTGGACCAAATAGTCGTTTCTCCGATCGACCGATGTAGCCACTTCCCGCTCGAGTCATGTGGACGAGTCTTGCTTAAGCCCTagtgttgaccgccttgactttgacctacaccgtGACAATTGATCCATGCCAGGTAGTCtccttatcgccgcatcacaaacctccccttcaagtctaatcgaaggaggctgcaaatccgactgactggacaggtGGTGCCTTATGTGATTCCCACGTCCGATCGGACTGTGCTCGATCCGTAATCGTCGATCGACCCATAAGCCAACACCGCTTAGCTTTATTTTGCCATTGCCAGTTTCAGCCTTGTGACCCGTTTTTTGGCCAATCGGGGTGATGAGCAGCAACATTTGACAAATTTTCATCCTTTCCTTGTGCTTTATTGGGCGAGCGTGGTCTCTGCTGATGTCATCCAAACTTCTCAAAGACCGTGCAAATCCCTGATAATTATGGCTGAGTACGCAGCCATACCTTTTAATTAGGTGCCTTAAATGCTACCCGATGACCGAGGGGCACGTGTCCCACACTGTCACTGCACGCTCGATGTGACAGGCGGATATCCGCTTGCGACGCGACGTGCGTCCTTTCAAATTCAATGGTTGGATCTGCTTCAAGGTTTTCATAATTTTAGATCAGACGTCTCAGGTCGATCGGTCGCgaggtttataagcctcgcgTGCTGCCATCTTCTACTTCGTGCCCTCGTCTTCGAACTTTATCGCTGCGACGCCTGCTCTCTTCTCCGGCGACCCTTCTTGTAAACTTCCTCTCCCTCACTTGAACCTTTTCGTTGTTCTTAGCGTCCTCTCTTCCAGTCGAACTTGTTCGTTGTTTCTCGTCAACCTTTGTTTCCAATGGCCAGCTCCTCACAACCTCCTGTCTCCGTTCCTGGGCTCTGATATACGTCCATTGAATTCAAGTTCGACGGAGGTGAGGTTGAGAATTTGAGAGCCGCTATTGAAATTCCTTGTGATTATCAAATTGGTCTTCCTTCGACTTTCGACCGCCCGAACGAGCCACCTCCGGGTTTTGTATGCTTCTTTAGAGACCAATTTACCGCTGGTATGCGGTTCTGTGTCCAATCCTTCAGTCtgtaaatatttttgtatttctctacaccaattagtcccgaactccCTTAGGCTGCTGTACGGGGTCATCGTCATGTTCTacctgcacgacattcctttgacccctcggctcttccactacttctactatcctaaATTATCCGAGCCGGGGACCTTCttattccaagcccgagtgggcatAGTCTTCCTCGATAAGATgtcgtcctccaataagcattggaaggactattattttttCGTTCGCTTTCCTGAACAGCTAGATTTCCCGACCGGTTGGCAACTTGAAGTGGCGAACTCGCCGAAACTCAAGAAGTATAAGAGTCGATCGGACTATCTCCATGGGGGCTTCACACTTGACCGATCAGAAGTACCACATTCATAAGTTGTTGCATGAGGGAGCCCTCTACGTGTTCAGCTTAAGCCTGATTCGTACGAAGCtcccgtccagcctaggtatgctcctcctcctcctcctccattgaatctaactgattttttctcCTTTTTGCAACTCACATCATGCTAACGGTGTGTCTGGCCGACAAGAGCAAACTGGCAGACGCAGAGATCAATGCTGCGACCGTGGCGGAGCTAGAGAGCCGAGGCTTGTAGCTGATTATCTCATGAGAAGATCAGCTCGGCGAGAGTGCGGGAGTGCCAGCTCAAGGGAGAGAAGGGGTAGCCAGGCGGACGGTTAGTGGTGAAGCGGCTGGCGTAGTGAATCCTCCACCAGAACGGCTTCCGGTGATTCTGATTAACGGGGCCTCAGAATCGACTTCTTTCGAGGAGCCGCTGATAAGCTGAAAGAGGCACCACGTAGAGACTGCCTCCCGATCCGCTTCCTCCACGATGCGGACCCCAACCAGAACTAGCTCGCGTCTTCCTTCCAAGAGAGGTGAAACCTCGGTTCCTGCTGCCCAAACGGCGGTCGTTCCCCATATGTCTCTGTCGTCCGATTAGACTCCCTCCTTGTCTGGGCTGCAACAAGGAACTATCTACGCGTCGTCGATCGCTTTCATACCGCCTCCACCTCTTCCAAAGGCTCAGAAGTCTCACATCCAACTAGCGTCAACATCTTAGTCGACTGGCAGAGCAACTTCAGCCCCGTCCACTCAAAGTGTCTGACGCTACATAACAGTGATCATCCATCTGCCTACGGATGAGTGGCGCAACTCTGATAACGTCGAATCTCGAACCCCCGAGCACTAAATAATTATCCAGGGATAGCTCGTACAGATATGGGCCGACGCCCGGGCCCGAGCGACGATCATACATTTAGGGGCACTCGCCAACAGTCATACTCAGATGTTCAGTAGGGTAAGTATTTTACTTGTATGCTCTCATTTATCGTTGCTCAACCCTAATAAATTCTACTTCCTCGCAGTATTGGGTGTAAAATTTGACTATGTGCCAAAGACTCGCCTTTTTGGAGCAAGAAGTTAAATAGC
This region of Zingiber officinale cultivar Zhangliang chromosome 9A, Zo_v1.1, whole genome shotgun sequence genomic DNA includes:
- the LOC122019072 gene encoding beta-glucosidase 13-like — encoded protein: MGNDRRLGSRNRGFTSLGRKTRASSGWGPHRGGSGSGGSLYVVPLSAYQRLLERKAIMDNSNGDVAIDFYHRHKEDIKFLKYMGMDASRFSIKIKNSKLSDGSLSGGINREGINFYNNVIDDLLTNVQGTQVVCSVLADAVLFEFVECGRDNSSTEPYLCVHHQLLVHATAAKLYRDKYQVFQKGLIGITLVSHWFVPCSNTKEDEDAVSHSLDFMFGWFIDPLTQGDYPFTMRALVEDRLSKFSTEQSQLVKSSFDFIGLNYYITYFAISISLLSRVDVSYHSDSHAYKLLQHKKTIMRWHVDLRNLTLKILKHV